In Phenylobacterium koreense, one DNA window encodes the following:
- a CDS encoding Hsp33 family molecular chaperone: MSDTALQAAPDDLVAPFQIEGEPVRGRVVRLGPAIHEILSGHAYPEPVANLLGEACALAALVGSSLKFDGRLIVQAQGDGPVRYVVADYDTSGSLRGYCRFDEEEVARLSTGFARPGAKSLLGGGVFVMTIDQGPDMDRYQGVTAIEGETLALCAEQYFAQSEQTPTRVRLAVGQADAGQGPKWRAGGMLIQNIAEDDARGSTEEAWNRSQAFFETIGEDELVDPTISAETLLFRLFHEDGVRLFEAKPLQAFCRCSEDRISTVLRSFGPDERAEMVEDDGKIHVTCEYCSKVYDVDPADLG; encoded by the coding sequence ATGTCCGACACCGCTCTGCAAGCCGCTCCTGACGACCTCGTCGCCCCGTTTCAGATCGAGGGCGAACCCGTGCGCGGCCGCGTGGTCCGCCTTGGCCCCGCGATTCATGAGATCCTTTCCGGTCACGCCTATCCCGAGCCGGTGGCGAACCTGCTGGGCGAGGCCTGTGCGCTCGCAGCGCTGGTCGGCTCGAGCCTGAAGTTCGACGGCCGCCTGATCGTCCAGGCGCAGGGTGACGGCCCGGTGCGCTATGTCGTGGCCGACTACGACACCTCCGGCTCCCTGCGCGGCTACTGCCGTTTCGACGAAGAGGAAGTGGCCCGGCTCAGCACCGGCTTCGCGCGTCCGGGCGCCAAGTCCCTCCTGGGCGGCGGCGTCTTCGTCATGACCATCGATCAGGGTCCCGACATGGATCGCTATCAGGGCGTGACCGCCATCGAGGGCGAGACCCTGGCCCTGTGCGCCGAGCAGTATTTCGCCCAATCGGAACAGACCCCGACCCGCGTCCGCCTCGCCGTCGGCCAGGCCGACGCGGGGCAGGGACCGAAATGGCGCGCGGGCGGCATGCTGATCCAGAATATCGCCGAGGACGACGCTCGCGGCTCGACCGAGGAGGCCTGGAACCGCAGTCAGGCCTTCTTCGAGACCATCGGAGAGGACGAGCTGGTCGATCCGACCATCTCGGCCGAAACACTGCTTTTCCGTCTTTTCCACGAGGATGGCGTGCGGCTGTTCGAAGCCAAGCCCCTCCAGGCCTTCTGCCGCTGCTCGGAGGACCGGATATCCACGGTCCTGAGATCCTTTGGTCCCGACGAGCGCGCCGAGATGGTCGAGGACGACGGCAAGATCCATGTGACCTGCGAATACTGCTCTAAGGTCTACGACGTCGATCCAGCCGATCTCGGCTGA